The following coding sequences lie in one Maribacter forsetii DSM 18668 genomic window:
- a CDS encoding outer membrane beta-barrel family protein: protein MTRNFYLTLLLCLTFTLAFAQDFIIKGVVVDENHNPVVLANVILLTGEGEFIKGTVTNDQGFYEFKAVSSGTYNIVASYIANTVESANISVTENIELKPLILQSAQELDEVVVTQNKPKLEQLADRHIFTVENTAISDGDIWSVLKRTPGVMVMNNRLYINGSPNVNVMINGKLVNLPESDIINLLSGSSAGNVQSIEVITSPPAKYSAEGGLLIDIKMKKNLVAGYNGAVFNRYTQGVLPKHTVGTDHFFKGKKIDFSTNYSFSHDRDWTRYSDVTTFFEDGQESDIWTAEQKSISKKKSHNLNLFLDVELNDKNAISLSSTSSFSPNGNSLYTSTTNIGNTDADLIARLKGLNIVNDDTYNSSNYLDWVHKLSDKGAEIATNAHYTYYDFKESQELNNAIVEGFIENTSENTLNVESDQIINLFSAQTDLTLPLSEHSTMETGLRFANINSEASILQSGFDDTFEGVDPTESGIFNYDEQIYAGYVSLSNNWEKWKLNVGLRAEYTDTKGDLDVLSLTNTTSYFDLFPNLSMSYTKDKNAFMVKYYRRITRARYSSINPFQYYLSANSILEGNPNLKPAYRTYAEVDYVYDKDFKFALFTSIKSDEQVLQFIQDNTTNILKAQYLNLETNYSFGADISVSKYLTSYWYFYFLVSQSYNQNKFNDITTDAIIENSIWTTYVRANNYFTLLKDESLYADLAFNYISPYVRGNARYRAYSKLGINFRKTFWNKDASVSIGVEDIFNNGNTFSTRNYLDQNNATSTRPESRLFVFGFRYKFGNTKIRDNSKSKNTDENKRL, encoded by the coding sequence ATGACTAGGAATTTTTACTTAACACTACTACTCTGTCTTACGTTTACCCTAGCGTTTGCCCAAGATTTTATTATTAAAGGTGTAGTAGTAGATGAAAATCATAACCCTGTCGTTTTAGCAAATGTAATTTTGTTGACCGGCGAAGGTGAATTCATTAAAGGCACAGTAACAAATGATCAAGGTTTTTATGAATTTAAAGCAGTTTCTTCAGGTACGTATAATATTGTTGCCAGTTATATAGCAAATACTGTTGAGAGCGCTAATATTTCAGTTACAGAAAATATAGAACTGAAACCTCTAATTCTTCAAAGCGCCCAAGAGTTAGACGAAGTGGTTGTAACTCAAAACAAACCGAAATTAGAACAACTGGCGGATCGGCATATTTTTACTGTGGAAAACACTGCAATTTCTGATGGAGATATCTGGAGTGTTCTAAAACGTACTCCTGGTGTAATGGTAATGAATAATCGACTGTACATTAATGGCAGCCCTAATGTTAATGTGATGATCAATGGTAAGCTAGTGAACTTACCAGAAAGTGATATTATTAATTTACTTAGCGGCAGTTCAGCAGGTAATGTACAATCTATAGAAGTAATAACGAGTCCCCCTGCAAAATATAGTGCTGAAGGCGGATTGTTGATTGACATTAAAATGAAGAAAAACCTGGTTGCAGGTTATAATGGTGCTGTTTTTAATAGATATACACAAGGGGTTTTACCAAAACATACTGTAGGTACAGATCACTTTTTTAAAGGTAAAAAAATAGATTTTTCAACAAACTATAGCTTTAGTCATGATAGGGATTGGACCAGGTACTCTGATGTTACCACATTTTTTGAAGACGGACAGGAAAGTGATATTTGGACAGCAGAGCAAAAATCTATTTCTAAGAAAAAAAGTCATAATCTAAACCTTTTTTTAGATGTTGAATTAAATGATAAAAATGCGATTAGTCTTTCTTCCACCTCAAGTTTTTCGCCCAATGGCAACAGCTTATATACTTCTACGACCAATATAGGAAATACAGATGCAGATTTAATAGCGCGTTTAAAAGGGCTCAATATAGTAAACGATGATACCTATAACTCCTCTAACTATTTAGATTGGGTACATAAATTGAGTGATAAAGGAGCAGAAATAGCAACAAATGCACATTATACATATTATGATTTTAAAGAGAGTCAGGAATTAAACAATGCCATTGTAGAGGGTTTTATAGAGAATACTTCTGAGAATACTTTAAATGTAGAATCAGACCAAATCATAAATCTTTTCAGTGCCCAAACAGATCTTACCTTACCATTATCAGAGCATTCTACTATGGAAACTGGTTTAAGGTTTGCCAATATAAACTCAGAAGCAAGTATATTACAGTCAGGCTTCGATGATACCTTTGAAGGTGTCGACCCTACGGAATCTGGTATTTTCAATTACGACGAACAAATTTATGCAGGGTATGTCAGTCTTAGCAACAATTGGGAAAAATGGAAGTTGAATGTAGGTCTTAGAGCAGAATATACAGATACAAAGGGAGATTTAGATGTTTTATCGTTGACGAACACGACTTCTTATTTTGATTTGTTCCCAAACCTGTCAATGTCTTATACAAAAGACAAAAATGCTTTCATGGTAAAATACTACAGGCGAATTACGCGGGCAAGATATAGCAGTATTAACCCTTTTCAATATTACCTATCCGCAAATTCTATCCTTGAGGGAAACCCTAATTTAAAACCAGCTTACCGCACATACGCAGAAGTTGATTATGTGTACGACAAAGACTTTAAGTTTGCCTTATTTACCAGTATAAAATCAGACGAACAAGTACTACAATTTATTCAAGATAATACGACGAATATCCTCAAAGCCCAATATCTAAATTTAGAAACCAATTACAGTTTTGGCGCAGATATAAGTGTGTCTAAATATCTTACGTCATACTGGTACTTTTATTTTTTGGTGAGCCAATCTTATAATCAAAATAAGTTTAATGATATAACAACAGATGCTATTATTGAGAATTCTATTTGGACAACATATGTAAGAGCGAATAACTATTTTACCCTTTTAAAAGACGAATCGCTCTATGCAGATTTAGCTTTTAACTATATTTCTCCGTACGTTAGAGGTAATGCTAGATATAGAGCCTATAGTAAATTAGGTATAAATTTTAGAAAGACTTTTTGGAATAAAGATGCTAGTGTTTCAATAGGAGTAGAAGATATATTTAATAACGGAAATACTTTTTCTACAAGAAACTACCTTGACCAAAATAACGCTACAAGTACTAGGCCTGAAAGTCGATTATTTGTATTCGGTTTTAGATATAAATTCGGGAACACAAAAATCCGTGATAATTCTAAAAGTAAGAATACAGACGAAAATAAGCGATTATAA
- a CDS encoding LytR/AlgR family response regulator transcription factor has translation MTLLILEDEIPAYQKLLSHLKTFFDNDITNHWARSITEGKTLLEANSYDLILSDIKLLDGISFDLFNAVEVSCPIIFCSAYDDYLFQAFNTNGIAYILKPYTNADFIKALEKYQSLFKQGDYDSKLSNETLSALKSALQEEQSNYKKRFVIKRLNGIQLLNTSEIAMIEASGDFCIAVDQEGKRHPISQTIGGIIQQLPPKKFFRINRSEIVHIDFIEQIESHFKNRLLITVKGCKEKAMTSTSTTSDFRKWLE, from the coding sequence ATGACACTTTTAATTTTAGAAGATGAAATTCCCGCTTATCAGAAATTATTGAGCCACCTTAAAACGTTTTTTGATAATGATATAACAAATCATTGGGCAAGATCTATTACTGAAGGTAAAACGCTTTTAGAAGCTAATTCGTACGACCTTATCTTGTCAGATATTAAATTGTTAGACGGTATTTCTTTTGATTTATTTAATGCCGTAGAGGTAAGTTGCCCAATCATATTTTGTTCGGCTTATGACGATTATTTATTTCAGGCATTTAATACCAACGGCATTGCATATATCTTAAAACCATACACGAATGCTGATTTCATAAAAGCATTGGAAAAGTATCAATCTCTTTTTAAACAGGGCGACTATGATAGCAAACTAAGCAATGAAACATTAAGTGCATTAAAATCAGCATTGCAAGAAGAGCAGAGCAATTATAAGAAGCGTTTTGTTATCAAGAGACTTAATGGCATACAACTATTGAATACATCTGAAATTGCTATGATAGAAGCCTCTGGAGATTTCTGTATTGCCGTTGACCAAGAAGGCAAACGACACCCCATATCACAAACTATTGGGGGCATAATACAACAACTGCCACCTAAAAAGTTCTTTAGAATAAACCGTAGCGAAATTGTGCATATAGATTTTATAGAACAGATAGAGAGTCACTTTAAAAACCGATTGCTTATTACGGTGAAAGGGTGTAAAGAAAAAGCAATGACCAGTACCTCTACCACTTCCGACTTTAGAAAGTGGTTAGAGTAA
- a CDS encoding outer membrane beta-barrel family protein, with amino-acid sequence MKLLTAILFFCIGMSHFGYSQSFELKGEVKDQYQEPIAFASVFLLTVTDSTLVKGTSADENGAFFFSEVDEGLYFLKASYVGQVSNNLPLEILMDTKIGALIIEQEAEQLNEVTVTSNKPVVKREVDRIVFNVENTVISQNNSWDILRQTPGVIMMNDELKVRNQATTVYINNRKVQLSSEEVRSLLENYQGENIKSVEVIHNPPASYDAEGGSILNIVTSKNVSVGYKGNVNAGYTQGVFPKYNFGTSHFYKTKKLNVHASYNFTPKKEFKNTLNNTNFMDDTGIVSVWDTDFDQVIRSNTHSAGLAIDYDFNDNNTLSFTSNALFQPKRDADFFQETTIKNASGVLDSLFTTQSLLNERKNNISGDLTFKHQFKDQGNLTVNAHYTNFDLDRNQEVNSDYFQPSGSFLRDFNFSTIANQHIEIKTAQIDYTDYLGSVFFETGAKGSFIDSESKLDYFLENNGTEFISNLSDDYTYDESVYAGYFSLSKDWEKWSVKTGLRAEQTESSGVSVNVSSINDLNYFELFPSLYILHSINENHSLSFDYARKVQRPRYEDLNPFRTYINERTFEEGNPNLTPSFSHNFNLNYTLNQEYYFDFYYRDNGKYISTLTFQDNNDFVLRDITQNVLESTSYGFDFTYGKSITNRWYLYSYISLFHEDETFIALQSDDYTFKNDYNGAYVDLTNYVTLSNDGSFKGELGFVYLSGWLQGSFIQEESTNLSVGLRKSFLDNRAVLSVSANDLLGNYNSYLSSKYLNQDNSFFIKPETQYVKFGFTYNFGNFRLEDNQRDIDKIERERLD; translated from the coding sequence TTGAAACTACTAACAGCTATTTTATTCTTCTGCATAGGTATGTCCCATTTTGGATATAGTCAATCCTTTGAATTAAAAGGAGAGGTTAAAGATCAATACCAAGAACCTATCGCATTTGCTTCCGTGTTTTTGCTGACCGTTACAGATTCAACTTTGGTAAAAGGTACTTCTGCAGATGAAAATGGGGCTTTTTTCTTTTCTGAGGTTGATGAAGGGCTTTATTTCTTAAAGGCATCATATGTTGGTCAAGTCTCTAATAATTTGCCTCTTGAAATTTTAATGGACACTAAAATTGGAGCCTTGATTATAGAACAGGAAGCAGAACAATTAAACGAGGTAACTGTAACCAGTAACAAACCTGTAGTTAAAAGAGAAGTGGATCGTATTGTTTTCAATGTAGAAAACACGGTTATTTCTCAGAACAATTCTTGGGACATTCTTCGTCAAACACCAGGAGTGATTATGATGAATGATGAACTGAAAGTCAGAAATCAAGCCACTACAGTTTATATCAACAATCGTAAAGTGCAATTGTCTTCAGAAGAGGTTAGAAGCCTGTTAGAAAACTACCAAGGAGAGAATATAAAGTCAGTTGAGGTAATACATAATCCGCCAGCAAGTTATGATGCTGAGGGCGGATCAATTTTGAATATCGTTACCAGTAAAAATGTATCCGTTGGTTATAAAGGCAATGTAAATGCGGGGTATACACAAGGGGTCTTTCCAAAGTACAATTTTGGAACATCGCATTTTTATAAAACCAAAAAGTTAAACGTTCATGCCAGTTATAATTTTACACCTAAGAAGGAATTTAAAAATACACTGAACAATACTAATTTTATGGATGATACCGGTATTGTTTCTGTTTGGGATACTGATTTTGATCAAGTAATCCGAAGCAATACACATAGTGCGGGTTTGGCTATAGATTATGATTTTAATGATAACAATACCCTAAGTTTTACAAGTAATGCCCTATTTCAACCAAAAAGGGATGCCGATTTTTTCCAGGAAACTACAATTAAAAATGCATCGGGTGTTTTAGATTCTTTATTTACAACACAGAGTTTGCTGAATGAAAGAAAGAATAATATTTCCGGTGATCTTACATTCAAACATCAATTTAAGGACCAAGGGAACTTAACAGTAAATGCACATTATACAAATTTTGATTTAGATCGAAATCAAGAAGTAAACTCAGATTATTTTCAACCTAGCGGCTCATTTCTTCGCGATTTTAATTTCTCTACTATTGCCAATCAACATATAGAAATAAAGACTGCTCAAATAGATTACACTGATTATTTAGGTAGTGTATTTTTTGAAACAGGGGCAAAAGGTTCTTTTATAGACTCTGAAAGTAAATTAGATTATTTTTTAGAGAATAACGGAACGGAGTTTATATCCAATTTGTCTGATGACTACACCTATGATGAAAGCGTATATGCGGGATACTTTAGTTTATCCAAAGACTGGGAAAAATGGAGCGTAAAAACAGGATTACGTGCAGAACAAACAGAAAGTTCTGGGGTGTCGGTCAATGTATCTAGTATAAATGATCTTAACTATTTTGAACTTTTTCCGTCCTTGTACATACTACATAGTATTAATGAAAATCACAGTTTATCGTTTGATTATGCAAGAAAGGTACAGCGCCCTAGGTATGAAGATTTAAATCCGTTTAGAACATATATTAATGAGCGCACCTTTGAGGAAGGGAACCCTAATTTAACACCAAGCTTTAGTCATAATTTTAATTTGAATTATACGCTGAATCAAGAATACTATTTTGATTTCTATTATAGAGATAATGGCAAGTATATTTCAACTCTTACTTTTCAAGACAATAATGATTTTGTTTTGAGGGATATTACGCAAAATGTACTGGAAAGTACTTCCTATGGGTTCGATTTTACCTATGGAAAATCTATTACCAACAGGTGGTATTTGTATAGCTATATTTCGTTATTTCATGAAGATGAAACATTTATAGCCCTACAGAGCGATGATTATACATTTAAGAATGATTACAACGGGGCATATGTTGACCTTACCAATTACGTGACGCTTTCCAACGATGGTAGTTTTAAGGGAGAATTAGGATTTGTATATTTATCAGGTTGGCTACAAGGTTCTTTCATTCAAGAGGAATCTACCAATCTATCAGTGGGCCTAAGAAAATCTTTTTTAGATAACAGAGCGGTTTTGAGTGTAAGTGCCAATGATTTATTAGGAAACTACAATTCTTATTTATCTTCTAAATATTTAAATCAGGATAACAGTTTTTTTATTAAACCCGAAACTCAATATGTAAAGTTTGGCTTCACGTATAACTTTGGTAATTTCCGCTTAGAAGACAATCAGCGTGATATAGATAAAATAGAGAGAGAACGCCTTGATTAA
- a CDS encoding outer membrane beta-barrel protein, producing the protein MKFKLTTLIAALFITAVSIAQNTINGTITDTLETPLSFANIILYEVGKEEAVTGVISNDNGTYVFENLANGTYVIEVSVLGFETKKSDELQLSGSNVVLDFTLQEEAQNLDEVVVKSKRPQIKQTAEKLIVNLENSDMVNTNLQDVVKKVPGIILTNGNVSYAGQGNIRILINGKTTDYMDTASLLRDLPADNISKVELIQQPGSEYDAEGAGPILNIILKNNVKLGTHGNVKQMVGYENRFEYATSASVASYKNKLNWQLSAGYRKSTSRDDLILSRSVLDDTYEQTSKSAFDPIIINVGAGLDYYITDKHSIGVSGRIVNSDSDRVSNNNTTISNGTSNIILLTDNSFDRNRNIKSLNPYYEFKDDKNKLVLDYNFVDYGYDNENNLFQIGTSELPYDNRRYFQDAAYKINTYKADYKRTVNESFSWNAGAKFSDVESDSDLQSFTEDDEGVFQFQPAESNRFLVDETILALYSKLNVKVDKWSFSGGLRWEESDTRGTATTTGETRTRKISKLFPSASLSREITEEISANLAYSYRIRRPSYSSLNSFVYFYDPFTFEEGNPNLKPAFTNSYQFNLTYENQPFFNISYRETSDQLFEIITQNDASAETSRTMINLAKNENWNFSLFAPLSFINGLDGYTGVIANHNRYASENLDPELDLSKWSITWFTSAEYELPWEINSEISGYYTSGGLEGIIEYEWMAGIDLAISKSFLDDKLKVSLEYEELIQRPFTGSVSYDNVDATIVSNWARNNVFLQLNYSFGSKFGKSNKRENASKEEQNRIKQDN; encoded by the coding sequence ATGAAATTTAAATTAACAACTTTAATAGCAGCACTATTCATCACAGCTGTTTCTATTGCACAGAACACCATCAACGGTACTATTACAGACACATTAGAAACACCGCTTTCTTTTGCCAACATCATTCTATACGAAGTGGGAAAAGAAGAAGCGGTTACGGGAGTAATTAGCAATGACAATGGAACTTATGTGTTTGAAAACCTTGCAAATGGCACTTATGTAATAGAAGTATCGGTATTAGGGTTCGAAACCAAAAAATCTGATGAACTACAATTATCAGGATCCAATGTAGTCCTTGATTTTACCTTACAAGAAGAAGCTCAAAACCTAGATGAGGTTGTTGTAAAAAGTAAGAGACCACAAATTAAACAGACCGCGGAAAAACTTATAGTAAATCTTGAAAATTCAGATATGGTGAATACCAATCTTCAGGATGTTGTAAAAAAAGTGCCGGGTATTATATTGACTAATGGTAATGTAAGTTATGCGGGCCAAGGTAATATTAGAATACTTATAAACGGCAAGACTACAGATTATATGGATACGGCTAGCTTGCTCAGAGATTTGCCTGCAGACAATATTTCTAAAGTAGAATTAATACAACAGCCAGGCTCGGAATATGATGCTGAAGGCGCGGGTCCTATATTAAACATCATTTTAAAGAATAATGTAAAACTAGGTACTCATGGTAACGTAAAGCAAATGGTAGGTTATGAGAATAGGTTTGAGTATGCTACAAGTGCATCGGTTGCTAGTTATAAAAACAAACTTAATTGGCAATTGAGCGCAGGGTATAGAAAATCAACTTCTAGAGATGATCTAATACTGTCTCGTAGTGTTTTGGATGACACTTATGAACAGACTTCAAAATCTGCCTTTGATCCAATTATTATTAATGTTGGGGCGGGTCTTGATTATTATATAACAGACAAACATTCAATTGGTGTAAGTGGTAGAATAGTAAACAGTGATTCTGATCGTGTTTCTAATAATAACACGACCATTTCAAACGGTACATCTAACATTATCTTATTAACCGATAATAGTTTCGATAGAAACAGAAATATTAAATCCTTGAACCCGTATTACGAGTTTAAAGACGATAAGAATAAACTTGTACTGGATTATAATTTTGTGGACTACGGTTATGACAATGAAAACAATTTATTTCAAATAGGCACTTCTGAACTACCTTATGATAATAGACGTTACTTTCAAGATGCAGCATACAAGATCAATACGTATAAAGCCGACTATAAAAGAACGGTCAATGAGAGCTTTTCCTGGAATGCAGGCGCTAAATTTTCAGATGTAGAATCAGATAGCGATTTACAGTCTTTTACAGAAGATGATGAAGGTGTATTTCAGTTTCAACCGGCAGAGAGCAACAGGTTCTTGGTAGATGAAACAATACTGGCATTGTATTCTAAATTAAACGTAAAGGTCGATAAATGGAGCTTTTCCGGTGGATTACGTTGGGAAGAAAGTGATACCCGGGGCACTGCAACGACTACGGGAGAAACAAGAACAAGAAAAATATCTAAACTATTTCCAAGTGCAAGCCTAAGCCGAGAAATTACAGAAGAGATCAGTGCTAACCTTGCATACAGTTATAGAATTCGCAGACCGTCTTACAGCTCGCTAAATTCTTTCGTGTATTTCTATGATCCGTTTACTTTTGAAGAAGGAAACCCCAATCTAAAACCTGCTTTTACCAACAGCTATCAGTTTAATTTGACGTATGAGAACCAACCGTTCTTCAACATAAGTTATAGAGAAACCTCAGATCAATTATTTGAAATCATAACCCAGAACGATGCATCTGCCGAGACTTCTAGAACCATGATCAATTTGGCAAAGAACGAAAATTGGAATTTTAGCCTCTTTGCACCCTTAAGTTTTATTAACGGATTAGATGGGTATACCGGTGTAATCGCCAATCATAATCGTTACGCATCAGAAAATCTAGATCCTGAGCTAGATTTGTCTAAATGGAGTATTACTTGGTTTACGAGCGCAGAATATGAATTGCCTTGGGAAATCAATTCGGAAATATCAGGCTATTATACATCTGGCGGATTAGAAGGTATTATTGAATATGAATGGATGGCAGGTATTGATTTAGCCATCAGTAAAAGTTTTCTTGATGATAAATTAAAGGTTAGTTTAGAGTATGAAGAGTTGATTCAAAGACCTTTTACCGGCAGTGTAAGCTATGATAATGTAGATGCAACTATCGTTTCTAATTGGGCCAGAAACAATGTATTTTTACAATTGAACTATAGCTTTGGTTCTAAATTTGGAAAAAGCAATAAGCGAGAGAACGCTTCAAAAGAGGAACAAAACCGTATTAAACAAGACAATTAA
- the lepA gene encoding translation elongation factor 4 — MKNIRNFCIIAHIDHGKSTLADRLLEFTGSVTDREKKEQLLDSMDLERERGITIKSHAIQMDYTYKGEQYILNLIDTPGHVDFSYEVSRSIAACEGALLVVDAAQSIQAQTISNLYLALENDLEIIPVLNKVDLPSANPEEVTDDIVDLLGCDADEVIPASAKTGIGIEEILAAIIERIPAPTGNPDEALQALVFDSVYNPFRGVETYFRVINGEIKKGQKIKFVATDKDYFADEVGTLKLNQEVKKSVKAGDVGYLITGIKDAREVKVGDTITDAANPTKNAIAGFEDVKPMVFAGIYPVDTDEFEELRASMEKLQLNDASLVFAPESSAALGFGFRCGFLGMLHMEIIQERLEREFNMTVITTVPNVSYHAYTRKDPETPIIVNNPTDLPDPSGIDRVEEPYIKATIITKSDFVGNVMSLCIEKRGQITNQTYLTTERVELNFDMPLAEIVFDFYDRLKTVSKGYASFDYAPIGMRTSKLVRVDILLNAQPVDALSALIHADNAVHIGKKMCEKLKELIPRQQFDIPIQAAIGAKIISRETTKALRKDVTAKCYGGDISRKRKLLEKQKKGKKRMRQVGNVEVPQEAFMAVLKLND, encoded by the coding sequence ATGAAAAACATTAGAAATTTCTGCATTATTGCACATATTGACCATGGTAAAAGCACCTTGGCAGACAGACTGTTAGAGTTTACCGGATCTGTTACGGATCGAGAGAAAAAAGAACAGCTACTGGACAGTATGGATCTTGAAAGGGAGCGTGGTATCACTATAAAAAGTCATGCCATACAAATGGACTACACCTATAAAGGTGAGCAATATATTTTAAACTTAATTGACACCCCTGGCCACGTAGATTTCTCTTACGAGGTTTCTAGATCCATTGCAGCCTGTGAGGGTGCCCTGCTAGTTGTAGATGCGGCTCAGAGCATACAAGCGCAGACCATCTCTAACCTATATTTAGCATTAGAAAACGATTTAGAAATTATACCTGTTTTAAATAAGGTAGATTTACCTAGTGCCAACCCAGAAGAGGTTACTGACGATATCGTTGACCTTTTAGGGTGCGATGCAGATGAAGTTATACCTGCATCTGCAAAGACAGGTATTGGTATTGAAGAAATATTAGCAGCTATTATTGAGCGTATTCCTGCTCCTACCGGTAATCCAGATGAAGCGCTGCAAGCTTTGGTGTTTGATTCTGTCTACAACCCTTTTAGAGGTGTTGAAACTTACTTTAGAGTTATAAACGGTGAAATAAAAAAAGGACAAAAGATAAAATTCGTAGCTACTGACAAAGATTACTTTGCGGATGAGGTAGGAACTTTAAAGTTGAACCAAGAAGTTAAAAAGAGCGTAAAAGCTGGTGATGTTGGTTATTTAATAACGGGTATTAAAGATGCTCGTGAAGTAAAAGTGGGTGACACCATTACTGATGCCGCTAACCCAACCAAAAATGCGATTGCAGGATTTGAAGATGTAAAACCAATGGTATTTGCAGGGATTTATCCCGTTGATACAGATGAGTTTGAAGAATTACGTGCTTCAATGGAAAAATTACAATTGAACGATGCCTCTCTTGTATTTGCACCAGAAAGTAGTGCTGCCCTAGGTTTTGGGTTTAGATGTGGTTTCTTAGGTATGCTTCACATGGAAATCATTCAGGAGCGTTTAGAGCGAGAGTTCAATATGACGGTAATAACCACGGTACCCAACGTTAGTTATCATGCATATACTCGTAAAGATCCTGAAACACCTATTATTGTAAACAACCCTACAGATTTACCAGACCCTTCTGGTATAGACCGTGTAGAAGAACCTTATATTAAAGCCACTATCATTACAAAATCTGACTTTGTTGGTAATGTAATGTCTTTGTGTATTGAGAAAAGAGGTCAAATTACGAACCAAACGTATTTGACTACCGAACGTGTTGAACTTAATTTTGACATGCCATTGGCAGAAATCGTTTTTGATTTCTATGACCGACTTAAAACTGTTTCAAAAGGCTATGCTTCTTTTGATTATGCACCAATAGGTATGCGTACCTCTAAATTAGTACGTGTAGATATTCTTTTAAACGCACAACCGGTAGATGCCCTTTCTGCTCTTATTCATGCAGATAATGCTGTTCATATTGGTAAAAAAATGTGTGAAAAGCTGAAGGAATTGATACCAAGACAACAGTTTGATATTCCTATTCAGGCAGCTATCGGTGCAAAAATTATCTCTAGAGAAACTACCAAAGCACTACGTAAAGATGTAACCGCTAAATGTTATGGTGGTGATATTTCGCGTAAGCGTAAGCTTCTAGAAAAGCAGAAGAAAGGTAAAAAACGTATGCGTCAAGTAGGTAACGTAGAGGTGCCACAAGAGGCATTTATGGCGGTATTGAAGTTGAACGACTAA
- a CDS encoding sensor histidine kinase, translating to MNTKLNKSDFILLGVIIGVTSLLNVWQYYVYGNDPLEFIVDIPTYIVMACIAIGLFMYWLLPNFLLKNTNYFLFISLAIVILTVTGFIENLAGYWSCENDYRTYPVWHRALLDGLFAGADNVGIPLGILLTKKFYESQTQVVKIQKQQKENELKLLRSQLDPHFLFNNLNTLDALIDSNADKAKEYINRLSLIYRYLIQTKDAEVMEFSEEMNLADNYMFLIQTRFGDDYSFHINKNSDFSNKFLPTGAIQALLENVIKHNKASGENKVHTSIDIDENWLTVTNNKSKFTVLNDSLGTGLNNLKARYKLLSEEIPKIEDSETEFKISIPIIKLSN from the coding sequence ATGAATACGAAACTAAATAAGTCAGACTTCATATTACTGGGTGTTATTATAGGAGTAACATCACTTCTTAATGTTTGGCAGTATTATGTTTATGGCAATGACCCGTTAGAATTTATAGTTGATATTCCAACATATATAGTCATGGCATGCATTGCTATTGGGTTGTTTATGTATTGGTTGTTACCAAATTTCTTATTGAAGAATACAAACTACTTCCTGTTCATTAGCTTAGCTATTGTAATATTGACCGTAACGGGTTTTATAGAAAACCTTGCCGGGTATTGGTCATGTGAAAATGATTACAGAACATACCCGGTTTGGCACAGAGCATTATTAGACGGTCTTTTTGCTGGTGCTGATAATGTTGGTATTCCCTTGGGTATTTTGTTGACCAAGAAGTTTTATGAAAGCCAAACACAGGTTGTAAAAATTCAAAAACAGCAGAAAGAGAATGAGCTTAAGCTTTTACGTTCGCAATTAGATCCTCATTTTCTTTTTAACAATCTAAACACTTTAGATGCTTTAATAGATAGTAATGCTGATAAGGCAAAGGAATATATAAATCGTCTTTCATTAATCTATAGATACTTGATTCAAACAAAAGATGCTGAGGTCATGGAGTTTTCAGAAGAAATGAATTTAGCGGATAATTATATGTTTCTTATTCAAACACGATTTGGGGATGATTATAGTTTTCACATCAATAAGAACAGCGACTTTTCCAATAAATTTTTACCCACCGGTGCTATACAAGCGTTATTGGAAAATGTAATAAAACACAACAAGGCAAGTGGAGAAAATAAAGTACATACCAGTATTGATATTGATGAGAATTGGTTGACAGTGACAAACAACAAATCAAAATTTACAGTCTTAAACGATAGTTTAGGTACAGGTCTTAACAACCTAAAAGCAAGATATAAATTACTCTCAGAAGAGATTCCTAAAATAGAGGATAGTGAAACCGAGTTTAAAATTTCAATTCCTATAATTAAACTAAGTAACTAA